The Nicotiana tabacum cultivar K326 chromosome 5, ASM71507v2, whole genome shotgun sequence sequence TTTTGATCTTCCATTATTATGGATTGAGTTTTTTGGAACATGTGGGCTTAATTTATAGAGGTGTGTATTTTACTTTACGACTATATCATGCATGAAATTATTACAAATGATTGCTATGAGTATATATTTCCTAGTCGCtcaataattaaatctttaaaTTGCAAGGTGAGTTAATTCTATCCACATGAGAAAAAGGGCAAAGAAAAGTCTAACAAAATTATGGCCATGTGATAGTGACACGAAAGGAAGAAAAACAAGACAACTGTAGTTCAAGACTATAAGCAACGCCAGTGGTTTACAAACTATCCCATGGCCAATTTCGTGAAATATTGGTACATTATATTTGAGAATAAATGAATCAACAAGTGTGGTGGAATTGGTGGGATGAACCTTTGATAAGAGGTTTCAGATTCTAAGTTATGGAAATTAAAAATATGTTTGTAGGTAGCATTTAACCTTTTATTGAGCCTATCTAAAGCGAATTAAAATTACTCGAGCCTATAAATTTAAATACCTGATAGCTAAATCAAAAAACATAGTTCGTGAGGGGCCCTTAACAAAATTTAAATAGGTGATTTTCCCTCCTATTGAATATAGTTTCCTAGTGATCATTGCGGTAAACAAGTAATTAACCATATCACGCAaagcagaagaagaaaaagaaggaaagtgTCACAAAAATTTGCATGGTCCATTCTGGGTTAGATTaattgggcacggagtttaagaaaagagagaaaaacttctaaatttatggtgtaaaaatgaggcacatatattttgtgtagctataaatcattgcataaaggtaaaatGCTTCCAAATAAGTAAAGGGCGTCATtatttttggcacggactaaaaaggaaatagatttatataaattgaaacagagaaaAACAACTCCCCTCCATTTTCTATTGTCTCCATTTCTCCAAGTTCCTACTTGGATGGATAACACATGTCTTATCTTTATATCAATGGTCTAAATTTAATTACTTGACACAACGTTTTAACCACAGTTAAAATAAATTTGACAATCCCATAACTAAAAGATTTGATAATCCCGTAATTGTAGGAGCTAAATTCTGAATACTCATCAATTAATGCATTTTTATTTGCTTTAAACCCTTTTTGAATGTAAAAAGGAGCACGTAGAATAAATATAAGTTTTTGAAATCTTGAATTTCGACAAGTTTTCAAAATTCATTCATTTAGTTTATGTGAAAAACTTTTTGTCCACAGTGATTTTCTTCTTTAATACTTTGTTATGTTAACTTATTTCAATATTTCGATTCCTAGGTATTTTTTTCTTCAaagtaaaagagagaaaacaacTCAAACATCTTAGACTTTTTGATCCAATAATGGTGGGTTATTTGTTTCGGTAGACAAACTGAACGTATTTGTAATAATTTACTACAAACTTTTACATATACCTAAATTGTTGTTTAAAGATCATCGAGTCTCATAATTATGTTATGCCATTATCTATAGTTTATAGGCAGATTCATTGTTTTTCAATAAAAATGGAGGGAGATTGTAAGATATAATATGAAATGGAACTactttcttctatttattttcaaaaatatttcactTCATTATTTGGTAAAAATACTTTTTGGCATAATACGTTTGAGATATCTTAATATTCATATGTTGTATTTCTGTTGTAAGTGTTGTtctatttaaaaggaaaaaagaagaacgaaATTGGAAAGAATAtcaaaaattcagaaaaaaataatgaaaatattaTTATCCTAACCATGGTTAAGTAAATGTTTAGGCAATTAAATTTAGACCATTGATATAACGATAATACATGTGTTATCCATCCAAGTAGGAATTTGGAGAAATGGAGAGAATAAAAAATGGAGGGGAGTTGGATCTGAAACGGAGGGAGAATGTGACACTGGACTTAATGGGCTAAAAAGATAAAGGTTTTGTTAGAAAGATGAACTATTAAGCATGTGTACGTGTGGGACTATGGTACTTATTGGGAGGCCTAGGGATGTGAGGTTGTTGGAGTAGAATGGAATGGAGTTGCGACGAATGTCGGCCTTTGTCAAGAAGCTTTTGTCCACTTTAATCAACTTCAACAGGGTATAAGGTGAAAAACAACAAGCACAAGAGCAATATATATCATTAAAGGTTGTTGTGGGATAACTAGAATTTTTGCATTCTTAAATAGAAGTTTTGGATTTGAATCTTGTGAGTGTAAAAAATTCTAGTAGGAAGCACTTTTTCTTTAAAATGGACCTTACGCAATGTGAATTCGAATTAATTAGAACTCCAATACAAATACAAAACATCTGGTGGAAAACAAAAAagagcaaatatatatatatatacgaacaTGGCCTACTCTTGAAATATATGTACACCAATTTACCATACAAATGATTCACTTTATCAAGACCACTTCTATCACATCAAACCTATATCATTCAAAGGAGGATGCAACATATTCTGTCTGGTTTATCTGAATTCACTAATTTTTGCGCAGAGCATATatttatgtgtaaaaatctaCTAAAATTGTAATAATAATCAATGTGAACTCATAATTCAAAAATACAATAGGCTTAATGCTAATAAAATTAAAGGTCAAACCTATAGAATTTGAATCCTGAATCCGTCTTTGATATCATTGCCTCCAATTTGTTCAATTCCCTCAGAAATGCGTAATGCTAACAATACTACGCGACAGCAATTATCCTAATTGAATCGCACATTCTATATATTTTCTTACAaaaagataaggaatctaatttttcttaataaaaggatatatatatatatatatatatatatatatatatatatatatatatatatatatatatataaccattaaGGGATGATGAGTTGATGTGTGTGATATCCATTATCCAATGTTAAATTTCCCCGTCAAGTTCACCCAACATTATATAACCATCTTTCTCTCGACAGACAAACCGAGCAAAATTTCCAAATATCCTATtaaacttcttcattttttctcaaTAATGTAAATATAATGTAATAGATTTTTTTTAACAAACAATACGATATGTTATTGATGTACACACACTAGCACAAACAGCACTGGGGTTGCAATAGCAAAGCAGGCTGCTCTGCTTCTATTACACCTTATTGAAGTCAAATAGCTTAGACTCTTCGGCTAAAAAAAATGTGGTTAACATTTTTAATTCCGACCGTAAGGGTTGGTTGAGTTAGGTGGGTGAGTGGTTTCCACATGGGAGATCTGGAATCGATTCCCCTAACTAACTGCCTCCTCAGTCAGTGTTTATCATAATGGGCTTGCCATAGTGAGCAGGTTACCCAAAACGCATCTTTAGCAGCTGTGGGTTTCCtggaaattttttaattttttttttaattaagctTGTCAGGTTGTTAGTTGGACTAGAAGGTGTTCTACTTTATTAAACATAAGGGATTAAAGATGATTAAGAGCATACTTAAAGGACAAAACTAGACCTCCCCCGACATATAGGGCGTAGGGGACAGTTTTGGCTAAAAATTGGGACCTAAATTCCGGTAGATTTTGGCCCGCCGCCTTCAAAATAGCTCTCCGGCGTCAAAACTCAAACGCTCTTCTCTCCGTCTCTTTCTGCGGCGAACGCTGCccctgtctctctctctctctctcgccgTTGAAATTGAATTGTAAGTTCCCTCCTTTTCTCTCGTTCTCATTGTCCACTCTTCAATAATCTTCTCTTTCTCTCATGAAACAAAAACCCTAAACCCCTTTCCCTATGAATTCTAACCGTAGATTACGAATTATTACTTTAGTTAAAGTGCTTTGCTTTGGATCCGCATAACGAAAATGAGTCCGATTTCTCATAATTTTTGTAATTTACACTAGTTAACTTGCATTTGTATTTTTTTCCTGGTGCAATAACGGCTTCTAAGTTGTGAtattgtacttatctttgagttAATTGATATACTCAATCTATCTTTTAATTTTAATATGTTGACATTTCTCCATTTAAACGGGGAAGTAATgtaagccaaaaaaaaaaatgaaaatgttaAGTgctatgttgtgattttgttggGATGTGAACCTGGGATCTCATTGTTCTCAACATTGAACACTAGGCTGCAGCCAGTGGCAAAGCCAGGAATTTTTCCAAGGGTATTCGAACTTGAAATAAGTATTAAAAGAAATCCCGACAAAAGGTGTTCAATTTATGTTATATATCTCTAAAACCTagtattttacctatatatagtgtaattttcCCTTGCTGCAGCCTTGCATGCAGGtaaacttattttattttctctgtTTTTTGCTTTGACAAATATCTGAATTGCTAAATGTTGAGATTAGTGGTTGAATCTAATTGGACGTTTCTTCTACTTCTTGTCATATGAAGGTGATAAGCTTCTTTATATGACAGAAAATACTTGGTCATCTTTTTATAGGGTTGATTAGAAGGATTTCTGGAAATGGATTTTACATGTAAAGAAAGTGATGCTGAGGAGTCTTTATCACCTGGAGTATTTGAGTTACCTGGAGAGCCGGCTGTCGTTATTAATGGGCTACCTCCCACTTCTTCAAGTGCTGACACCGTTTTACCCTGTCCAACAGTTACTGATGCAGAACCACGTAAGAATTCTGGTTTTGGTCAATGGCTTGAAGGAAGAGAAGTTCGCAAGTTGTTTGGGGACAAGTATTACTTTGGGAAAGTTACTGAATTTGATGAGGAAGTTGGTTGGTTCAGGGTGAAGTATGAAGATGGCGATTTCGAAGATCTTGAGTGGCATGAGTTGGAACAAATTCTTCAGCCTTTGGACATTACTATTCCGTTGAAAACATTAGCCTCAAAGATCATTAAGAGGAAGCAGAGATCTACTCAGAAGTCTGGAAAATCTGAGGGTAGAACTCGAAATCAAGGTGTAAAACTGAAAAAGACAGTGTAGAAAAATGTTATTTCTTGAAGTTATGTGAGAAACTCTTGGCATGTCAGACGTGGCATAGTATGTTTAGTTCCCATGGATAGAACAGCATATTTTCCAGCTTCATGAGCAAGCCATGAGAATTTTGAAACATCATGTAGAGAATGGTAGGTAGGTATAGTCTGGTGAATTGAGAATCTCTTTAGTTATATTGACTTCATTTAGCACATTCATTCAGTCTCGTCTACattagtccgaaggcatcattttTGCAAATTTTGGTTGTGTATCAAGTGAAGAATTGGTCCCCAATTTGCTTGGTTGTGTCATCTCCGGGAGTTCATTATTTTTAGAGCTTAGGTTTCTGGAAAGTCGCATAATATGGACTTCAGTGGTTGGATACTGCGTAAAGAATGGGGATGGTGTCAATAAGATGCAGAGGACTGATGGCTCTACAATAGCTGGGACGAGGTTACTGATGGACATTTGCTTATCCATGCAAGGTTTTAGCCACATCTTCGCCTCTGGCTTGTAATAGTGGATGCTTTTGTTGGGCTTGAACTTTCATATTGCGAAGGCCTAATGAGATTCAATGACTTTTCCATATGCTTCATGAGTTGggcctccaaagtactttcaatGGCATTTCCTTCATAGGCCGATGTGCCAAGAAGAGTTAGTTTTATCCGATGTAGAATCACAGAGATCTTGCCATCAATGTTATGGTACATAATGGATGCCCCTACTCACACGCTTCATGCCCATGCTTCTCACATCGAGTATGTGAGGAAGCCTCTGCTTGCTGAAGTTATGAATTTTAATGACAACAACTTAGATAGTTGGTTTGGAGACTCTCTGTTGTAACACTTTTGATCTACAAACTCCACCAGGTTGTTCAAGTTCCGCAGAATGCCAATGTCTGTGCTGCAGTAGGGCGTATGCATGACTCCATGCCTATTGTTGTTTCTTATTTTTACTGCTAGTCGGAATTTGGCGTTCTAATAGCCGTTGCTTAGTACATTTAGCTAATTTTTCTAGTCGACAGAGGTCTCTTGGAAAGTTGTTACTGTGGTGAATctttaaaaaccgactaaatATAGACTGAACCGAACCGTACCAAATCGATTATATAAACTTATAATCGTACCGAATAATAGGATAGGttttaaattttacaaaaataaactgaaaaaaaatatcGAATTGTAcctgtagacaataaattgcgtcaagaaaataaaatcaagactgaaaaatattgcaataattgtagtattttatttcgaatatttgagtgttacaatctctatgattcctctgattctacttttctagTATATATTCCAGGGCCtctgagcttgatcttgaatttgaatttgatttatccgtcgcgaacactttgattgttgccacgaatTGTATCACCAACAAGTAGGcttgatcttgaacgccttgtatttggtttgacttcgttcttgatcttgaacacttgaattgtttttcgTTCTTGAggttgaacttgaacttgattgcttgaagcttgaaacttatagagaaatttgcggcgtttgatccacgagctctcacttgcttcttgttataacttttggtgttttttttgagttatgaagacccctatttatagttgtgggagggaagagttgtgataagaacaaactctttccgaccaatcaaattgaagtgtgacaaggccgcatttgattggccgaaacatgtcacttgcacacgtggcgcgatttcattgatCCTTTAATTTGACTttgcatgccttgtcattttgacacgtggcacaatcctattggctcttccgtttgacttgttacgccacgtcatttgacacgtggcaccaaattgggcctctaagaagatgacatcttgggcttaatgaagtgggctcatcactttagcccaattaaataggctaacccaatggattaagacttatttatttaattcatatatGTTGGACTTATATAATAATACAATTTtattgtaaaaattgcacggggcgccctatttggtctcccccatttaacctatacccattttttttaaaatttttaatttgtacccactttttaaacaacttcagccccctttctcctcctcctccttctcctcctcaaagtTATATCCGCCTCTTCTTTCTCAAACTTCTCCTTCTCCCTTTTCTGCAAGAAATCTGTTACGGCTATGTATATAATCTGTATTCACACAACATTTTCATCTAGGATTTCATTTTCAAGAAATTAATAATCATTTTTAGAAAGAGCTTCTAGTACTTGGGATATTTCCAACATAATTTGTGGAGAAACTTATTGCTATAGTCAGAAGCATAATTGAAGCAAGTAGAAAGCTAACCTTATATATGTGAATTAGATGTTTCtgtgttcagaaaaagaaaaatctataTTGTCTGAATGTATAATAGAACTGTATAATGTATTTTCGAATATCAGTTGCTTAGCAATAAAAATGGCTGAGCAAAGCTGAGTGTGAGTTAGACGAAATGAGGTTGCTGCATTTAAAGTGGATGATAACATAAAAAGCTGATTTTTCcataaaaaacttcagctctagagctgaagttcgtcagttaaaaaacaaaaacttcagctctagagctgaaacttacaaacaaaaacttaccagttacaaacaaaaactttagctctagagctgaagttcgacagttacaaaacaaaaacttcagctctagagctgaagcttacaaacaaaaacttcagctctagagctgaagttcgccagttacaaataaaaacttcagctctagagctgaacttcaggtccggctactagaatgctgatgttttgcgtgattgcctttgctacttcagcccgtatgttgaagttatgcgaaaaagtggagtacgcttgcaattttttatatatatatatatatatatatatatatatatatatatatatatatatatatatatatatatatatatatatatatatatatatatatatatatatatatatatatatatatatatatatatatatatatatatatatatatatatatatatatatatatatatatatatatatatatatatatataaattaattttatgaatttaaatccaataaattttatatgcctacaaatgtCTCATGGTTCAAAACTTGTCAAAATATCAATTTATTGACTTCTAAAAGATGAGGCTTGAAAGTTTGGACACCTACGACGGCGTCTTGTCCTCCAGCCCTTACGTGGCCTTAAACAATTAAACTAGGAAGCTATTTGATCCCTTCTTGAAGTCTGCCAATCACACCTTACTCATACAAATTGTAGCTGTCGCCTTTCAACTATCCAGAGTCCTTTTCAAAGACTAATTGTCGCAACGTCCCACATCGAAATCACTATTTGACAACCACCTTTTGCTTTTACTACATATATGGCACAATGCTCTACGCTTGTCATCTTCAATTTGCTGCCTTTGATGGCTGTTTCGAGTCCTTCTTTGACGTTGCGAGCATTAACGCGAAGATAAAATTTTTtcttgtgtttttctttctttgttttttttttttttttgtagatcAAGCGAGAAAAATATGTTTTTATTCAACAAGATGATCTACGCATGAAGAAGAAGATCTTAAGGTGTTCGGGTGTAAGGGGATGGATACTTATCCCTGCCCAAATATCGAAAAGATTACTCTCAATGGCCCCACTATCGAAGAGATTACtttcaatgtggctcgactatcgtAAAAATatttactctcaaaatgatccgactatcggagagattactctcaaagcGACCCgattatcggagagattactttcaaaacgacccaactatcggagagattactctcaaaacgacccgactatcggagagattactctcaaaatgactcgactatcgaagagattactctcaaaattacccgactatcggagagattactctcaaggagACCCAATTATCgtagagattactctcaatgtggcccgactatcagagagattactctcaatgtggcttgACTGTCggagaggccaacttaaggtgcaaagggactcatatgtccaccttaagattggaaagttataaagcTTCAACTCAAAGactttatggacttgatgaagtCTACTTGAACACTTAGAAAACTTTGACGATTTGGcggactttgcagacttcaacCTAAAGACCGACAAACTTGAAGATTCGGCAGACTTTGACGTTTCAACCTGAAGACCGACAAACTTGAAGATTCGGCAAACTTTGACGTTTCAACATGAAAAATTTGAGGGCTCAAATATTTCTACTTAAGACCGACGAGTTTGAGGACCctaacttgaagacttcaacttgaagacttggAGGTTTAAATATTTCGACTTTAAGACCGACGAATTTGAAGACTGAAACTTGAAGATCGACGGATTTGAAGACTTTAACTTGGAGACTTGGAGGGCCTAGATATTTCAACTTGAAGGGTGGCGAtaaggctgtccaacgggacgggccgGGCCGGCCCGCATCCCGTCCCGCGTCCTGTCCCGCATcccatcccgtcccatcccgcCCCAAGTTAAACGGGATGGGCCAATGTTA is a genomic window containing:
- the LOC107781758 gene encoding dirigent protein 17-like is translated as MDFTCKESDAEESLSPGVFELPGEPAVVINGLPPTSSSADTVLPCPTVTDAEPRKNSGFGQWLEGREVRKLFGDKYYFGKVTEFDEEVGWFRVKYEDGDFEDLEWHELEQILQPLDITIPLKTLASKIIKRKQRSTQKSGKSEGRTRNQGVKLKKTV